From Salvelinus fontinalis isolate EN_2023a unplaced genomic scaffold, ASM2944872v1 scaffold_2142, whole genome shotgun sequence, the proteins below share one genomic window:
- the LOC129850611 gene encoding uncharacterized protein LOC129850611 isoform X2 has product MPGCFSRLAERVRGRRRPTASTGCSNSFVACFSCLFLFCRVRDCRQVDSDFEEETTVLDEVQLDVPLDDVPDVPQLPVLLDVQNAAIILEDVPDVQTILENNASPVVKAWRTFQFISPIITYMRGGSQQVVVGIYHVSRVRGLETQLVWAISKETARLSPEGIPYCATNVQSITWIQRVAGRVTHYVSHLRHEMSVDVTLGFYQQTDVSVVYATLHMGLDGLLSSSAWSEAASFSTPTTQQFTDPEPEGHYCYKGWEEDLLPEEREVPLLNLYLTTKRVEDIALRLVSLRQAFTTLLGSTLSRNHLFVAGKVLLGALVQANHMDEAKFIRTYNDFVDYLSDPSKRNDIERELAEAKIHHVNMIDVLFELLLFGMMTAKKSLMVHPGGFVEHLYALLYSFLPTAANMEPEADRYLLLLNDSCDTLPPKRDPDTNALHYFALNLTFLNKISCSSKTFLFPSFHLFDFMTISSS; this is encoded by the exons ATGCCTGGGTGCTTTTCAAGACTGGCGGAGAGAGTGCGTGGACGTCGGCGGCCTACTGCGTCGACAGGTTGTTCAAATTCATTTGTGGCTTGTTTTTCTTGTCTTTTTCTGTTTTGCAGGGTTCGTGATTGTCGACAGGTGGACAGCGACTTCGAAGAGG AAACAACTGTCCTGGATGAGGTCCAGTTGGATGTGCCATTGGATGATGTGCCAGATGTTCCACAGCTGCCAGTCCTCCTTGATGTCCAGAATGCTGCTATCATCCTTGAGGATGTGCCAGATGTGCAGACAATCCTTGAG AACAATGCCAGTCCGGTGGTTAAAGCTTGGAGAACTTTCCAGTTCATCAGCCCCATCATCACCTACATGCGTGGGGGATCCCAG CAGGTGGTGGTGGGGATATACCACGTTAGTAGGGTGAGAGGCCTGGAGACTCAACTGGTGTGGGCCATCTCCAAGGAGACAGCCAGGCTTAGTCCAGAGGGCATCCCCTACTGTGCCACCAATGTGCAGTCCATCACTTGGATCCAG cgtGTGGCTGGCAGGGTGACCCACTATGTGTCTCACCTCCGCCACGAGATGTCTGTGGACGTGACGCTTGGCTTCTACCAG cagactgatgtcTCAGTGGTGTACGCCACTCTCCACATGGGGCTGGACGGGCTTCTCTCCTCTTCAGCGTGGTCGGAGGCTGCATCCTTCTCTACGCCCACCACTCAGCAGTTCACTGACCCAGAGCCTGAGGGCCATTACTGCTATAAG GGTTGGGAGGAGGACCTGctgcctgaggagagggaggttccTCTGCTAAA CCTCTACCTTACCACCAAGAGAGTGGAGGACATCGCCCTGAGGCTCGTCTCCCTGCGCCAGGCCTTCACT aCCCTGCTTGGTTCCACCCTGAGCAGGAACCATCTGTTTGTGGCGGGAAAGGTCCTACTGGGCGCACTGGTTCAGGCCAACCACATG GACGAGGCCAAGTTCATCCGTACCTATAACGACTTTGTGGACTACCTGAGTGACCCCTCCAAGCGGAATGACATTGAGAGGGAGCTGGCTGAGGCAAAG ATCCATCATGTGAACATGATAGATGTCCTCTTTGAGCTGTTGCTGTTTGGGATGATGACAGCTAAGAAGTCCCTGATGGTG CACCCCGGTGGGTTTGTGGAGCATCTGTACGCTCTCCTGTACTCCTTCCTGCCCACTGCTGCCAACATGGAGCCAGAGGCTGACAGATACCTGCTGCTGCTCAAT GATTCTTGTGACACTTTGCCACCCAAGAGGGATCCAGACACCAATGCACTACATTACTTTGCATTGAATttgacatttttaaataaaataagttGTAGTTCAAAAACATTTTTGTTTCCGTCTTTTCATCTATTTGATTTTATGACCATTTCCTCTTCCTAG
- the LOC129850611 gene encoding uncharacterized protein LOC129850611 isoform X1 produces MPGCFSRLAERVRGRRRPTASTGCSNSFVACFSCLFLFCRVRDCRQVDSDFEEETTVLDEVQLDVPLDDVPDVPQLPVLLDVQNAAIILEDVPDVQTILEEATGNWQLIPISFSPLYCGPVVIRNNASPVVKAWRTFQFISPIITYMRGGSQQVVVGIYHVSRVRGLETQLVWAISKETARLSPEGIPYCATNVQSITWIQRVAGRVTHYVSHLRHEMSVDVTLGFYQQTDVSVVYATLHMGLDGLLSSSAWSEAASFSTPTTQQFTDPEPEGHYCYKGWEEDLLPEEREVPLLNLYLTTKRVEDIALRLVSLRQAFTTLLGSTLSRNHLFVAGKVLLGALVQANHMDEAKFIRTYNDFVDYLSDPSKRNDIERELAEAKIHHVNMIDVLFELLLFGMMTAKKSLMVHPGGFVEHLYALLYSFLPTAANMEPEADRYLLLLNDSCDTLPPKRDPDTNALHYFALNLTFLNKISCSSKTFLFPSFHLFDFMTISSS; encoded by the exons ATGCCTGGGTGCTTTTCAAGACTGGCGGAGAGAGTGCGTGGACGTCGGCGGCCTACTGCGTCGACAGGTTGTTCAAATTCATTTGTGGCTTGTTTTTCTTGTCTTTTTCTGTTTTGCAGGGTTCGTGATTGTCGACAGGTGGACAGCGACTTCGAAGAGG AAACAACTGTCCTGGATGAGGTCCAGTTGGATGTGCCATTGGATGATGTGCCAGATGTTCCACAGCTGCCAGTCCTCCTTGATGTCCAGAATGCTGCTATCATCCTTGAGGATGTGCCAGATGTGCAGACAATCCTTGAG GAGGCCACTGGCAATTGGCAGTTGATTCCGATTAGCTTCAGCCCCCTGTACTGTGGGCCTGTTGTGATCAGG AACAATGCCAGTCCGGTGGTTAAAGCTTGGAGAACTTTCCAGTTCATCAGCCCCATCATCACCTACATGCGTGGGGGATCCCAG CAGGTGGTGGTGGGGATATACCACGTTAGTAGGGTGAGAGGCCTGGAGACTCAACTGGTGTGGGCCATCTCCAAGGAGACAGCCAGGCTTAGTCCAGAGGGCATCCCCTACTGTGCCACCAATGTGCAGTCCATCACTTGGATCCAG cgtGTGGCTGGCAGGGTGACCCACTATGTGTCTCACCTCCGCCACGAGATGTCTGTGGACGTGACGCTTGGCTTCTACCAG cagactgatgtcTCAGTGGTGTACGCCACTCTCCACATGGGGCTGGACGGGCTTCTCTCCTCTTCAGCGTGGTCGGAGGCTGCATCCTTCTCTACGCCCACCACTCAGCAGTTCACTGACCCAGAGCCTGAGGGCCATTACTGCTATAAG GGTTGGGAGGAGGACCTGctgcctgaggagagggaggttccTCTGCTAAA CCTCTACCTTACCACCAAGAGAGTGGAGGACATCGCCCTGAGGCTCGTCTCCCTGCGCCAGGCCTTCACT aCCCTGCTTGGTTCCACCCTGAGCAGGAACCATCTGTTTGTGGCGGGAAAGGTCCTACTGGGCGCACTGGTTCAGGCCAACCACATG GACGAGGCCAAGTTCATCCGTACCTATAACGACTTTGTGGACTACCTGAGTGACCCCTCCAAGCGGAATGACATTGAGAGGGAGCTGGCTGAGGCAAAG ATCCATCATGTGAACATGATAGATGTCCTCTTTGAGCTGTTGCTGTTTGGGATGATGACAGCTAAGAAGTCCCTGATGGTG CACCCCGGTGGGTTTGTGGAGCATCTGTACGCTCTCCTGTACTCCTTCCTGCCCACTGCTGCCAACATGGAGCCAGAGGCTGACAGATACCTGCTGCTGCTCAAT GATTCTTGTGACACTTTGCCACCCAAGAGGGATCCAGACACCAATGCACTACATTACTTTGCATTGAATttgacatttttaaataaaataagttGTAGTTCAAAAACATTTTTGTTTCCGTCTTTTCATCTATTTGATTTTATGACCATTTCCTCTTCCTAG
- the LOC129850611 gene encoding uncharacterized protein LOC129850611 isoform X3 gives MPGCFSRLAERVRGRRRPTASTGCSNSFVACFSCLFLFCRVRDCRQVDSDFEEETTVLDEVQLDVPLDDVPDVPQLPVLLDVQNAAIILEDVPDVQTILEEATGNWQLIPISFSPLYCGPVVIRNNASPVVKAWRTFQFISPIITYMRGGSQQVVVGIYHVSRVRGLETQLVWAISKETARLSPEGIPYCATNVQSITWIQRVAGRVTHYVSHLRHEMSVDVTLGFYQQTDVSVVYATLHMGLDGLLSSSAWSEAASFSTPTTQQFTDPEPEGHYCYKGWEEDLLPEEREVPLLNLYLTTKRVEDIALRLVSLRQAFTTLLGSTLSRNHLFVAGKVLLGALVQANHMDEAKFIRTYNDFVDYLSDPSKRNDIERELAEAKIHHVNMIDVLFELLLFGMMTAKKSLMVHPGGFVEHLYALLYSFLPTAANMEPEADRYLLLLNVRVKRLLPVYFHILSVLPFYFLIHG, from the exons ATGCCTGGGTGCTTTTCAAGACTGGCGGAGAGAGTGCGTGGACGTCGGCGGCCTACTGCGTCGACAGGTTGTTCAAATTCATTTGTGGCTTGTTTTTCTTGTCTTTTTCTGTTTTGCAGGGTTCGTGATTGTCGACAGGTGGACAGCGACTTCGAAGAGG AAACAACTGTCCTGGATGAGGTCCAGTTGGATGTGCCATTGGATGATGTGCCAGATGTTCCACAGCTGCCAGTCCTCCTTGATGTCCAGAATGCTGCTATCATCCTTGAGGATGTGCCAGATGTGCAGACAATCCTTGAG GAGGCCACTGGCAATTGGCAGTTGATTCCGATTAGCTTCAGCCCCCTGTACTGTGGGCCTGTTGTGATCAGG AACAATGCCAGTCCGGTGGTTAAAGCTTGGAGAACTTTCCAGTTCATCAGCCCCATCATCACCTACATGCGTGGGGGATCCCAG CAGGTGGTGGTGGGGATATACCACGTTAGTAGGGTGAGAGGCCTGGAGACTCAACTGGTGTGGGCCATCTCCAAGGAGACAGCCAGGCTTAGTCCAGAGGGCATCCCCTACTGTGCCACCAATGTGCAGTCCATCACTTGGATCCAG cgtGTGGCTGGCAGGGTGACCCACTATGTGTCTCACCTCCGCCACGAGATGTCTGTGGACGTGACGCTTGGCTTCTACCAG cagactgatgtcTCAGTGGTGTACGCCACTCTCCACATGGGGCTGGACGGGCTTCTCTCCTCTTCAGCGTGGTCGGAGGCTGCATCCTTCTCTACGCCCACCACTCAGCAGTTCACTGACCCAGAGCCTGAGGGCCATTACTGCTATAAG GGTTGGGAGGAGGACCTGctgcctgaggagagggaggttccTCTGCTAAA CCTCTACCTTACCACCAAGAGAGTGGAGGACATCGCCCTGAGGCTCGTCTCCCTGCGCCAGGCCTTCACT aCCCTGCTTGGTTCCACCCTGAGCAGGAACCATCTGTTTGTGGCGGGAAAGGTCCTACTGGGCGCACTGGTTCAGGCCAACCACATG GACGAGGCCAAGTTCATCCGTACCTATAACGACTTTGTGGACTACCTGAGTGACCCCTCCAAGCGGAATGACATTGAGAGGGAGCTGGCTGAGGCAAAG ATCCATCATGTGAACATGATAGATGTCCTCTTTGAGCTGTTGCTGTTTGGGATGATGACAGCTAAGAAGTCCCTGATGGTG CACCCCGGTGGGTTTGTGGAGCATCTGTACGCTCTCCTGTACTCCTTCCTGCCCACTGCTGCCAACATGGAGCCAGAGGCTGACAGATACCTGCTGCTGCTCAATGTAAGAGTCAAGAGGTTACTTCCTGTTTACTTCCATATTCTTAGTGTACTTCCTTTTTACTTCCTTATTCATGGTTAA